In Sesamum indicum cultivar Zhongzhi No. 13 linkage group LG1, S_indicum_v1.0, whole genome shotgun sequence, the sequence aaaaataaatctttttacaaCCACCACAAACAAACAACATGAACTAGACCAACATAACATACACAAAATTTGCTTCAACACCTTCCCCATCTGAGTGAGTTGCCCTCATTGTTTGCTTGCTTGGGCCTTCAGTTCCTTGAGCTTCTCTTTGGCGAACGGCATGAGGGAgtgaaattcatcaaaataagGTGCCGTTGCGTTCTTTGTgtcctcaatccacttcaaaACTCTCTTGTGTCCGGCCAAAATACGGTCACGATCCTTCTCATCCGCAACCTAAACCAGTAGGGCAGGGGGAACTGAATGAGAAAAATTTCGTCTCAAATTATTGAAATCCGTCTGAaagttttcataaaaaaagtcGTATATCGCTTTATTTGATAATGAGATTGAATTTACCGGGACATAGgttttgttataaaattaatagaataagAATTACGATTGAGTTACAAGAATCCTGTTTCAAGTCGGACAATTACTAAGGATTAGTTGGAAAGCGATTACATTTTCTATAACATCATCGCTCTAGTTCGAAACACTAACGAAAGGGAGTTTAGTGTAAACACTGATAAACCTAAAGGAAGATTTATATGAGCTTCAAGTATATTATGTGCTCTTAAgagtatattttaaagaatgtTTTATAAACTTAGCTTTCATAGGTTAAGTAAAGGGAAATCGCATTTTGGTTTCTATGTGTTATGGCCTTTTTCAGTTTAGTCTCCTTTATtacgatttttttatattgcatcCCATACgttgaaatttttctcaatttagtTTTCAtgtgcattttttgtccaataattaatgaaaaatgtatGGAAATGCACATGGGACTGCTAACGGCTCAATTAATTACAGAACAGAAAAGATGAACGTGaagactaaaattaagaatGTCAACAACTTATGGGATGTAATGtgagaaaataataacaaatggGACTCAATCAAAAAAGCATATAgcatataggaccaaaaatacgaTTCTCCCTTTAAGTAGATGCagacaaaacacaaaattatagcaaaaGATTCGAACTGCATTTATCCATTCCTAATAGCCACAAACACATATGTATAAGTTGGTGGGTGTTACCTCAAGTTGCATGATTTCACAAACTAAAGCAATATCTGCAATGGAAGGTTGAGAATTCCCCAGCAAAAATGGCCCATCTCCCTCAAGCCATAACGACTCGATCGTTGCAAGAGATGCCGACAGAAGTTTCTCACCTTCGGCTGCAGCTTTTGGGTCCAACGGCAGACCAAATGCCAGTGCAATACCGGTGTTAAAATGATATCCAACTGACAGAAACAAAGCAGTATAAGGAAGACAGGCCTGTTCAGATATATAGAAAGCTAACTGTTCCATTCAATATTGTCCATAAGTTCCAacatcataatttcaaatacatATGTAGTtaacaacaacaaacatatacatgcaaaataatcaaattttggaGCAGATCAGTTCATACTATCAGCCGATACGTATCTCAATCAGCTAGAATCTATCCACTATGTCAATTATTCTTTGAGCATACATGTACTACCGAATAATATCCAAGAATGTCGAACTAtttatcatcaacatatatatatcaataatactACCGTCCACATCAGGACATTGAAAGAAGTTAGCATCTTATAATGCATTTCTCTTGTATCgcctaataatattttgatatattgcAAATAACACCCCATCAATATTATAGACTGCAAGTTTGAACTATGATGGCATTTGCATGTAATTACGTGAACCACGGCGCAGATTAGAGTGATGCCAGTCCAGCACTGAATGGATCTTTGCTCTTTTGTGTACGTCAGCTGGATACCTGAACCCATCAAAAACATATAGTTGATGCATAAGATCATGAGAATTAGATACATACTGATACAGGCATTTCGTCGAACACGTAGGGTGCGACGCTTTCCGGAATAAGCAACACAACGTACCAGTGATCGGCAACTCCAGGAAATGCAGAAGCCAGATAAATAAGAATCGCGTGACTGGGAGAACACCAAATTTGTCAAAACTGTTAATTATTCCGAGATTGTCTCATTCTGttacttaaaaattttacctaAGTGCGTTCTTaaattattgtgtatttaactttaattattccaaCGGAGAAATACTACTTTTTGTCAATGAAAGAGTTTCAATTCGAGAAATTATTCTATAAAACTGTCAATGACAATTCAACTTGAAAATAACactagaaaaatcaaaatcacacCGTGATCACCATGAAACCTCAACTATTGGCTATACCCTTGTTTTTCAATCTTTCAAACTTTAAattgttctcagaattcaggaaaaaatgcaagtaacccTTGTCATATATCgtaaatgagcatattacccctttatgaaaaaacaaataacgatttaccttcctatattttttgaaacacaacaatttatcaccctatgattttaaaacggagcaatttaccttcccgtataaggagataaattactttattttaaaaaagtacagATGGGcaaattgctataattttttcacagggataatgtgctcattttcaatatcacttGGGATAACTTGTTATTCATAATTACAGgctatgaaataaaaaagaagatataAGCAGAAGTACCTCTCAGAAAGCTTGAAATCACCATGCACTATTGCTGGAACTTGTTTCATGGGGTTTATTTCTGAAGTGTTTAAAATAGAagggtaaaaataaataaatatatttttcagtaaaatacacttttgATCGATCTAAATAACACAGAAATCCGAGGTAGAAACATTGATACCTGCATATTCAGGGGATCGGTGCTGCAACTTGCCCAGCTTAATGCTCACTTCCTCAAATTCTATCTCATTTGCCCtttaaccaataaaaattcagaatcaacacaatttttaatttcattttatccttccattaaaatataattaatagaagCTGGTTGCCTCCGTCGTCGGGAATTACA encodes:
- the LOC105157740 gene encoding glutathione S-transferase T1-like isoform X1, encoding MELKLYVDRLSQPSRAVLIFCKANEIEFEEVSIKLGKLQHRSPEYAEINPMKQVPAIVHGDFKLSESHAILIYLASAFPGVADHWYPADVHKRAKIHSVLDWHHSNLRRGSLGYHFNTGIALAFGLPLDPKAAAEGEKLLSASLATIESLWLEGDGPFLLGNSQPSIADIALVCEIMQLEVADEKDRDRILAGHKRVLKWIEDTKNATAPYFDEFHSLMPFAKEKLKELKAQASKQ
- the LOC105157740 gene encoding glutathione S-transferase T1-like isoform X2, whose translation is MELKLYVDRLSQPSRAVLIFCKANEIEFEEVSIKLGKLQHRSPEYAEINPMKQVPAIVHGDFKLSESHAILIYLASAFPGVADHWYPADVHKRAKIHSVLDWHHSNLRRGSLGYHFNTGIALAFGLPLDPKAAAEGEKLLSASLATIESLWLEGDGPFLLGNSQPSIADIALVCEIMQLEFPLPYWFRLRMRRIVTVFWPDTREF